The Xanthomonas sp. CFBP 8443 genome has a window encoding:
- a CDS encoding sulfite reductase flavoprotein subunit alpha, with the protein MTRPRSQRNWNVVGHAATFALLGAIGYALLRLHPQPWWTGAPSQQRILYAALATATYAAACLWLWWRGRRGVRGSGKQADAPLLLAWASQTGFAQQLALRSAEALRAAGQAVRVLPLHKVDAAELAGASQALFVVSTSGEGDPPDHALPFLRKAMAQPQALPQLRYAVLALGDRRYDHFCAFGRRLDAWLRQHGAHPLFDRIDVDNADDAALRHWQQLLGQLAGGSEQPDWTPPAYQRWQLQQRRLCNPGSVGGAVFELALLPADGALPAWQAGDLAEVGPCHGDAAVQAWLQASGLDGAAPVQRPGQAPTTLAALLARSHLPEPAQAAGVAPAALAAQLQPLPHREYSIASMPSDGALRLLLRRALRADGTPGLGSGWLCDEAPIGAEIALRLRPNPNFHPPADPARPLILIGNGTGIAGLRAHLRARIDAAATRTWLLYGERHAAHDDHYGEELRTWLAHGALQRLDAVFSRDASAHRYVQDALRAAASDLREWVAQGAAIYVCGSLRGMAPGVDAVLEEALGRLGKETLLLEGRYRRDVY; encoded by the coding sequence ATGACGCGGCCGCGGTCGCAACGCAACTGGAACGTCGTCGGTCACGCGGCGACCTTCGCCCTGCTGGGCGCGATCGGCTATGCACTGCTGCGGCTGCACCCGCAGCCATGGTGGACCGGCGCGCCGTCGCAACAGCGCATTTTGTACGCAGCGCTAGCGACGGCGACGTACGCGGCGGCCTGCCTGTGGCTGTGGTGGCGCGGCCGTCGCGGCGTGCGCGGCAGCGGCAAGCAGGCCGACGCGCCGCTGCTGCTGGCCTGGGCCAGCCAGACCGGCTTCGCCCAGCAACTCGCGCTGCGCAGTGCCGAGGCATTGCGCGCGGCGGGCCAGGCGGTGCGCGTGCTGCCCTTGCACAAGGTCGACGCGGCCGAACTGGCCGGCGCGAGCCAGGCCTTGTTCGTGGTCAGCACCAGCGGCGAAGGCGATCCGCCCGATCACGCGCTGCCGTTCCTGCGCAAGGCGATGGCGCAACCGCAGGCGCTGCCGCAGCTGCGCTACGCGGTGCTGGCGCTGGGCGATCGCCGCTACGATCACTTCTGCGCGTTTGGCCGCCGACTCGACGCCTGGCTGCGCCAGCACGGCGCGCATCCGCTGTTCGACCGCATCGACGTGGACAACGCCGACGACGCCGCGCTGCGCCACTGGCAGCAATTGCTGGGACAGCTCGCCGGCGGCAGCGAACAGCCCGACTGGACGCCACCGGCCTACCAGCGCTGGCAGCTGCAGCAGCGGCGCCTGTGCAATCCCGGCAGCGTCGGCGGCGCGGTGTTCGAGCTGGCGCTGCTGCCCGCCGACGGCGCCCTGCCCGCGTGGCAGGCCGGCGACCTGGCCGAAGTCGGGCCGTGCCATGGCGACGCCGCGGTGCAGGCCTGGCTGCAGGCCAGCGGCCTGGATGGCGCGGCGCCAGTGCAGCGTCCCGGCCAGGCGCCGACGACGCTGGCCGCGCTGCTGGCACGCAGCCACCTGCCGGAGCCGGCGCAGGCCGCCGGCGTCGCGCCGGCGGCGCTGGCCGCGCAGCTGCAGCCGCTGCCGCACCGCGAATACTCGATCGCCTCGATGCCCAGCGACGGCGCGCTGCGCCTGCTGCTGCGCCGCGCGCTGCGCGCCGACGGCACGCCCGGCCTGGGCAGCGGCTGGCTGTGCGACGAAGCGCCGATCGGCGCCGAGATCGCCCTGCGGCTGCGCCCGAACCCAAACTTCCATCCGCCCGCCGATCCGGCACGGCCGCTGATCCTGATCGGCAACGGCACCGGCATCGCCGGGCTGCGCGCGCACCTGCGCGCGCGCATCGACGCAGCCGCCACCCGCACCTGGCTGCTGTACGGCGAACGCCACGCCGCCCACGACGACCACTACGGCGAGGAACTGCGTACCTGGCTGGCGCACGGCGCGCTGCAACGGCTGGATGCGGTGTTCTCGCGCGACGCCAGTGCCCACCGTTACGTGCAGGACGCCCTGCGCGCGGCCGCGTCGGACCTGCGCGAGTGGGTGGCGCAAGGCGCGGCGATCTACGTCTGCGGCAGCCTGCGCGGCATGGCCCCGGGCGTGGACGCGGTGCTCGAGGAGGCGCTGGGGCGACTGGGCAAGGAAACCCTGCTGCTGGAAGGCCGCTACCGGCGCGACGTGTACTGA
- a CDS encoding FAD:protein FMN transferase yields MSMPSALQADADTEIATLGGRSMGTTWSAKLVLRRRRDLHPLHAAIQAQLDRVVAQMSTWEADSDISRYNRAAADSVHALPAAFAEVLRCALDIARRSDGAFDPTIGAVLGLWGFGADAGGRRVPDAQALRQARAAGDWRQLLLDEADGTLRQPGGLRLDFSAIAKGYGVDLAVRELQAQGVASALVEVGGELYGYGRKPDGQPWRVLVESAPDEDAQAATPPRVLALDGRAVATSGDRWHRFEQDGQRYSHTLDPRSGTPIAASLAAVSVVAADVMRADAWATALSVLGADAGLACAEREGLAARFLLRDGQRVQERLSSAFAALLDA; encoded by the coding sequence ATGAGCATGCCGTCCGCACTGCAGGCCGACGCCGACACCGAGATCGCCACGCTCGGCGGGCGGAGCATGGGCACCACCTGGAGCGCGAAGCTGGTGCTGCGCCGCCGCCGCGACCTGCATCCGCTGCACGCGGCGATCCAGGCGCAACTGGACCGGGTGGTCGCGCAGATGAGCACCTGGGAAGCGGACTCGGACATCAGCCGCTACAACCGCGCCGCGGCCGACAGCGTGCACGCGCTGCCGGCTGCATTCGCCGAGGTGCTGCGCTGCGCGCTGGACATCGCCCGGCGCAGCGACGGCGCGTTCGATCCCACCATCGGCGCGGTGCTAGGCCTGTGGGGCTTCGGCGCCGACGCCGGCGGCCGCCGCGTGCCCGATGCGCAGGCGTTGCGCCAGGCGCGCGCCGCCGGCGACTGGCGGCAGCTTCTGCTGGACGAGGCCGACGGCACGCTGCGCCAGCCCGGCGGCCTGCGCCTGGATTTTTCGGCGATCGCCAAAGGCTACGGCGTGGACCTGGCGGTGCGCGAACTGCAGGCGCAGGGCGTGGCCAGCGCGCTGGTCGAGGTCGGCGGCGAACTCTACGGCTACGGCCGCAAGCCCGACGGACAACCGTGGCGGGTGCTGGTCGAGTCGGCGCCGGACGAGGACGCGCAGGCCGCGACGCCGCCACGGGTGCTGGCGCTGGACGGCCGCGCGGTCGCCACCTCCGGCGATCGCTGGCACCGCTTCGAACAGGACGGCCAGCGCTACAGCCATACCCTGGATCCGCGCAGCGGCACTCCGATCGCGGCGTCGCTGGCGGCGGTCAGCGTGGTCGCCGCCGACGTGATGCGCGCCGATGCCTGGGCCACCGCACTGAGCGTGCTCGGCGCCGACGCCGGCCTGGCCTGCGCCGAACGCGAGGGACTGGCGGCACGCTTCCTGCTGCGCGACGGCCAGCGCGTGCAGGAGCGACTCAGCAGCGCCTTCGCCGCGCTGCTCGACGCATGA
- a CDS encoding HutD family protein yields MDWSTIPSRVIPANDYRRERWRNGLGWTREILRLPQPGSDDWLLRLSIAEIEQDAAFSSFPGIDRELVLLHGAGLRLRFDDGAVHLLEPPYARLRFAGERPLRGELLDGPTHDFNLMWRRDRLRTQLLHRPLVGPMLFFAEPGISWVVHLLAGQAQFDADCGLPPLAAGDSAWLAASARQRFALSGGGELLAIRIEPLSAPAD; encoded by the coding sequence ATGGACTGGAGCACGATTCCTTCGCGGGTCATTCCCGCCAACGACTACCGCCGCGAGCGCTGGCGCAACGGACTGGGCTGGACCCGGGAGATCCTGCGCCTGCCGCAGCCCGGCAGCGACGATTGGCTGCTGCGCCTGTCGATCGCCGAGATCGAACAGGATGCGGCCTTTTCCAGCTTCCCCGGCATCGACCGGGAACTGGTGCTGCTGCATGGCGCCGGGCTGCGCCTGCGCTTCGACGACGGCGCCGTGCATCTGCTGGAGCCGCCGTACGCGCGGCTGCGCTTCGCCGGCGAACGGCCGCTGCGCGGCGAACTGCTCGACGGCCCCACCCACGACTTCAACCTGATGTGGCGCCGAGACCGCCTGCGCACGCAACTGCTGCACCGGCCGCTGGTCGGGCCGATGCTGTTCTTCGCCGAGCCGGGAATCAGTTGGGTCGTTCATCTTCTGGCAGGCCAGGCGCAGTTCGATGCGGACTGCGGATTGCCGCCGCTGGCCGCCGGCGACAGCGCCTGGTTGGCGGCCAGCGCCAGGCAGCGCTTCGCTTTGAGCGGTGGCGGCGAGCTGCTGGCGATCCGTATCGAGCCGCTGTCGGCGCCCGCCGACTGA
- a CDS encoding PepSY-associated TM helix domain-containing protein, translating into MSDSSSPDLATAQQRRGFWLRTLHQWHWISSALCLIGMLLFAASGLTLNHAARIEAKPQVLNRTAQLPATLLQRLGGQADGDAPLPRPVSAWLERELGLSLGRRPAEWSADEVYLALPGPGSDAWLSIDRGSGAVEYERTDRGWISYFNDLHKGRNTGPAWGWFIDLFAVACLVFCITGLFLLQLHARQRRMTWPLVGLGLLIPLLIALLLIH; encoded by the coding sequence TTGTCCGACTCCTCCTCTCCCGACCTGGCCACGGCGCAGCAGCGCCGCGGCTTCTGGCTGCGCACGCTGCACCAGTGGCACTGGATCAGCTCGGCGCTGTGCCTGATCGGCATGCTGCTGTTCGCCGCCAGCGGGCTGACCCTCAACCATGCCGCGCGCATCGAGGCCAAGCCGCAGGTGCTCAACCGCACCGCGCAATTGCCGGCAACGCTGCTGCAGCGGCTCGGCGGCCAGGCCGATGGCGATGCGCCGCTGCCGCGGCCGGTGTCGGCCTGGCTAGAGCGCGAACTGGGGTTGAGCCTGGGCCGGCGCCCGGCCGAATGGTCAGCCGACGAGGTGTACCTGGCGCTGCCCGGTCCCGGCAGCGACGCCTGGCTGAGCATCGATCGCGGCAGTGGCGCGGTCGAGTACGAACGCACCGACCGCGGCTGGATCTCCTACTTCAACGACCTGCACAAGGGCCGCAATACCGGCCCCGCGTGGGGCTGGTTCATCGACCTGTTCGCGGTGGCCTGCCTGGTGTTCTGCATCACCGGGCTGTTCCTGTTGCAGCTGCATGCGCGGCAGCGGCGCATGACCTGGCCGCTGGTCGGGCTGGGCCTGCTGATCCCGCTGCTGATCGCCCTGCTGCTGATCCACTGA
- a CDS encoding DUF2271 domain-containing protein, which yields MRVTLTIALSGLLSMPAYAATLELDVEIPKLNVAEYHRPYVAIWVEGADQQVARNLAVWYQSKDTAEGHGTKWLPDLRQWWRRSGRTLQMPVDGVSGPTRPAGKHALAFTDAQQLKGLAPGQYTLVVEAAREVGGRELLKIPFAWPAKAATTGSAQGSSELGAVRLSVKP from the coding sequence ATGCGCGTCACCCTGACCATCGCCCTGAGCGGCCTGCTGTCGATGCCCGCGTATGCGGCCACGCTGGAACTGGACGTGGAGATCCCCAAGCTCAACGTCGCCGAATATCACCGTCCCTACGTCGCGATCTGGGTGGAGGGCGCCGACCAGCAGGTCGCGCGCAACCTGGCGGTCTGGTACCAGTCCAAGGACACCGCCGAAGGCCACGGCACCAAGTGGCTGCCGGACCTGCGCCAGTGGTGGCGGCGCAGCGGCCGCACCCTGCAGATGCCGGTGGACGGCGTCAGCGGCCCGACCCGCCCGGCCGGCAAGCACGCGCTGGCCTTCACCGACGCGCAGCAGCTCAAGGGCCTGGCACCGGGCCAGTACACGCTGGTGGTCGAGGCCGCGCGCGAGGTCGGCGGCCGCGAGCTGCTGAAGATCCCGTTCGCCTGGCCGGCCAAGGCCGCCACGACCGGCAGCGCGCAAGGCAGCAGCGAACTGGGCGCGGTGCGCCTGAGCGTCAAGCCGTGA
- a CDS encoding response regulator transcription factor, whose amino-acid sequence MASDNSRWLANVLVVDDDAALRDRIRDYLARFNLQAHDAENGVQLYAQLAAERYDAVLLNAGLGGGEGLNLCRQLRDRGGIAIVMMADQAEPVDRVIGLDLGADDYLSRPLDLRELVARLNAVLRRTRAVPVQPPAQDGAWQVDAYRHQAVAPDGRAIPLSPSELRLMAVFLEQPGNVLSREDLRTAIGEGDGSVPQGGRGIDLQVSRLRQKLGDDPLVPQWIRTVRGKGYLFEPHRLGMPAAR is encoded by the coding sequence GTGGCCTCGGACAACAGCAGGTGGTTGGCAAACGTATTGGTGGTGGACGACGACGCGGCCTTGCGCGACCGGATTCGCGATTATCTGGCCCGTTTCAACTTGCAGGCGCACGACGCCGAAAACGGCGTGCAGCTGTATGCGCAGCTGGCGGCCGAGCGCTACGACGCGGTGCTGCTCAATGCCGGCCTCGGTGGCGGCGAAGGACTGAACCTGTGCCGGCAACTGCGCGACCGCGGCGGCATCGCGATCGTGATGATGGCCGACCAGGCCGAGCCGGTGGATCGCGTGATCGGCCTGGACCTGGGCGCGGACGACTACCTGAGCCGGCCGCTGGACCTGCGCGAATTGGTCGCGCGGCTCAACGCCGTGTTGCGGCGCACCCGTGCCGTGCCGGTGCAGCCGCCAGCGCAGGATGGCGCATGGCAGGTCGACGCCTACCGGCACCAGGCGGTGGCGCCGGACGGCCGCGCGATCCCGCTGTCGCCCAGCGAACTGCGGCTGATGGCGGTGTTCCTCGAGCAGCCCGGCAACGTGCTCAGCCGCGAGGACCTGCGTACGGCGATCGGCGAAGGCGACGGCAGCGTTCCGCAGGGCGGACGCGGCATCGATCTGCAGGTGTCGCGGTTGCGGCAGAAGCTGGGCGACGACCCGCTGGTGCCGCAGTGGATCCGCACCGTGCGCGGCAAGGGCTATCTGTTCGAGCCGCACCGGTTGGGCATGCCCGCCGCGCGCTGA
- a CDS encoding DUF4198 domain-containing protein, with the protein MKRSLVLALAIAAVLPFSALAHKAWLQPSQTVLAGERPWITVDAAVSNDLFYFNHVPLRLDTLAITAPDGSAVQPQNPATGKYRSVFDLELVQTGTYRLALVNDGLFANWNENGQRKRWRGNAASFASEVPKDAKDLQVSQSLGRVETFVTNGAPNQTALKPSGKGLELVPVTHPNDLFAGEKASFKLQIDGKPAAGLAVEIVRGGTRYRNAQDELKLITDAQGGFSVTWPEAGMYWLQTTSEDTKTSLPQAKQRRLSYVATLEVLPQ; encoded by the coding sequence ATGAAGCGTTCTCTCGTGCTGGCGCTGGCCATCGCCGCGGTCCTGCCGTTCTCCGCCCTAGCCCACAAGGCCTGGCTGCAACCCTCGCAGACCGTGCTCGCCGGCGAGCGGCCGTGGATCACCGTGGATGCGGCGGTGTCCAACGACCTGTTCTATTTCAACCACGTGCCGCTGCGCCTGGACACCCTGGCCATCACCGCGCCCGACGGCAGCGCGGTGCAGCCGCAGAACCCGGCCACCGGCAAGTACCGCAGCGTGTTCGACCTGGAACTGGTGCAGACCGGTACCTATCGCCTGGCCCTGGTCAACGACGGCCTGTTCGCCAACTGGAACGAGAACGGCCAGCGCAAGCGTTGGCGCGGCAACGCCGCCAGCTTCGCCAGCGAAGTGCCGAAGGACGCCAAGGACCTGCAGGTGTCGCAGTCGCTGGGCCGGGTGGAGACCTTCGTCACCAACGGCGCGCCCAACCAGACCGCGCTCAAGCCCAGCGGCAAGGGCCTGGAACTGGTGCCGGTGACCCATCCCAACGACCTGTTCGCCGGCGAGAAGGCCAGCTTCAAGCTGCAGATCGACGGCAAGCCAGCCGCGGGGCTGGCGGTGGAGATCGTGCGCGGCGGTACCCGCTACCGCAACGCGCAGGACGAACTGAAGCTCATCACCGACGCGCAGGGCGGCTTCAGCGTGACCTGGCCGGAAGCGGGCATGTACTGGCTGCAGACCACCAGCGAGGACACCAAGACCTCGCTGCCGCAGGCCAAGCAGCGCCGGCTCAGCTACGTGGCGACGCTGGAAGTGCTGCCGCAGTGA
- a CDS encoding Fe2+-dependent dioxygenase: protein MLLHIPDILGADELARFRQALDGADWTDGRETVGAQGAQVKRNRQLPDASPLKHELGQAVLNALARSPLYFAAALPLRTVPPRFNRYEGGGEYGFHVDGSVMTLAATATQPALTLRTDLSCTLFLSAPEEYDGGELVISDTYGEHEVKLPAGDLILYPSSSLHRVLPVTRGARLASFFWVQSLVRDASRRQLLLELDTSIQALTAAKADSASLLRLSNVYHNLLRDWSET, encoded by the coding sequence ATGCTGCTGCACATCCCCGACATCCTCGGCGCCGACGAGCTCGCGCGCTTCCGCCAGGCGCTCGACGGCGCCGACTGGACCGACGGCCGCGAGACGGTCGGCGCCCAGGGCGCGCAGGTCAAGCGCAACCGGCAACTGCCCGACGCCTCGCCGCTCAAGCACGAACTCGGCCAGGCGGTGCTCAACGCGCTGGCGCGCAGCCCGCTGTATTTCGCCGCGGCGCTGCCGCTGCGCACGGTCCCGCCGCGCTTCAACCGCTACGAGGGCGGCGGCGAGTACGGTTTCCACGTCGACGGCTCGGTGATGACCCTGGCCGCCACCGCCACGCAGCCGGCGCTGACCCTGCGCACCGATCTGTCCTGCACCCTGTTCCTGTCCGCGCCGGAGGAGTACGACGGCGGCGAACTGGTCATCAGCGACACCTACGGCGAGCACGAAGTGAAACTGCCGGCCGGCGACCTGATCCTGTATCCGTCCAGCAGCCTGCACCGCGTGCTGCCGGTCACCCGCGGCGCGCGCCTGGCCTCGTTCTTCTGGGTGCAGAGCCTGGTGCGCGACGCCAGCCGGCGGCAGTTGCTGCTGGAACTGGACACCTCGATCCAGGCGCTGACCGCGGCCAAGGCCGACAGCGCGTCGCTGCTGCGGCTGAGCAACGTCTACCACAACCTGCTGCGCGACTGGTCGGAGACCTGA
- a CDS encoding catecholate siderophore receptor Fiu gives MTSPIKSRKHAVSRQVSAQTLTAAALLGGLSLLSSHALAADAAADQPTTLGKVDVEAQRAKRYLVEAPASPKFTQPLIDTPQTINVISKDLFNEQGATTLTEALRNSPGVGTFYVGENGNTTTGDAIYMRGFDSSSSIFVDGVRDLGSISRDVFNIEQIEVAKGPAGTDNGRSAPTGAINLVTKEANLTDSVSGALSGGTDDQRRVTADWNQTLGASSALRVNVVGQDSDAIGRDQVNNKRWGLATSLAFGLGSDTRYFLDLLYVKQDNVPDGGVATIGLPGYSSPDPARPWLSTAPRVDSENFYGTRYDHDDVTAKMATFRFEHDFSDTVKLTNTARWGRNEQDYLLFAFMPNTANLRTPNPADTSTWTVTRSLPTFKDQQYTIVTDQLNLRVDFATGAVQHNLSTGVEATREELESWGHNIVDRAAWLAANPANLYAPDWNTTPLVTARNGAHSKGTTTTFSAYAFDTLKFGDSFLVTAGVRADRYKTDFDSLTCTTATSTAVPCTTAVGVDADISDTLFSWKLGAVYKAAENVSLYANYAISQQPPGGSALELSASANNANNPRFDPQKAKTAEIGTKWNFLDDGLFVTMALFQTDVSNEIAQGSDGLYYQTGEKRVKGVELSAVGKISDNWAISTGYTKLDAQVLEGAKVSQDGSTDLAYTPDSAFTAWTTYTLPFGLTVGGGARYSGEMKRGTDGAVGTPAFVKSYTVWDAVVTYPINDHFDLRLNVYNVFDKDYVAAINKSGFRYTPGAPRSAMLTANIKF, from the coding sequence ATGACCTCTCCGATCAAGAGCCGCAAGCACGCCGTTTCTCGCCAGGTGTCCGCGCAGACCCTCACCGCCGCCGCGCTGCTGGGCGGGCTGAGCCTGCTGTCCTCCCACGCGCTCGCCGCCGATGCCGCGGCCGACCAGCCGACCACCCTCGGCAAGGTCGACGTCGAGGCGCAGCGCGCCAAGCGCTACCTGGTGGAAGCGCCGGCCTCGCCCAAGTTCACCCAGCCGCTGATCGACACCCCGCAGACGATCAACGTGATCAGCAAGGACCTGTTCAACGAGCAGGGCGCCACCACGCTCACCGAGGCGCTGCGCAACAGCCCCGGCGTGGGCACCTTCTACGTCGGCGAGAACGGCAACACCACCACCGGCGATGCGATCTACATGCGCGGCTTCGACAGCTCCAGCAGCATCTTCGTCGACGGCGTGCGCGACCTGGGCTCGATCTCGCGCGACGTGTTCAACATCGAGCAGATCGAAGTCGCCAAGGGCCCGGCCGGCACCGACAACGGCCGCAGCGCGCCGACCGGCGCGATCAATCTGGTGACCAAGGAGGCGAACCTGACCGACTCGGTCAGCGGCGCGCTGTCCGGCGGCACCGACGACCAGCGCCGCGTGACCGCGGACTGGAACCAGACCCTGGGCGCCAGCAGCGCGCTGCGGGTGAACGTGGTGGGCCAGGACAGCGACGCGATCGGCCGCGACCAGGTCAACAACAAGCGCTGGGGCCTGGCCACCTCGCTGGCGTTCGGCCTGGGCAGCGACACCCGCTATTTCCTCGACCTGCTGTACGTGAAGCAGGACAACGTGCCCGACGGCGGCGTGGCGACCATCGGCCTGCCCGGCTACTCCTCGCCAGACCCCGCGCGTCCGTGGCTGTCCACCGCCCCGCGCGTGGACAGCGAGAACTTCTACGGCACCCGCTACGACCATGACGACGTGACCGCGAAGATGGCGACCTTCCGCTTCGAGCACGACTTCTCCGACACGGTCAAGCTGACCAATACCGCGCGCTGGGGCCGCAACGAGCAGGACTACCTGCTGTTCGCGTTCATGCCCAACACCGCCAACCTGCGCACGCCGAACCCGGCCGACACCTCGACCTGGACGGTGACGCGCAGCCTGCCCACCTTCAAGGACCAGCAGTACACCATCGTCACCGACCAGCTGAACCTGCGCGTGGACTTCGCCACCGGCGCGGTGCAGCACAACCTCAGCACCGGCGTGGAAGCCACGCGCGAGGAACTGGAGAGCTGGGGCCACAACATCGTCGACCGCGCCGCCTGGCTGGCCGCCAACCCGGCCAACCTGTACGCCCCGGACTGGAACACCACGCCGCTGGTCACCGCGCGCAACGGCGCGCACAGCAAGGGCACTACCACCACGTTCTCGGCCTACGCCTTCGACACGCTGAAGTTCGGCGACAGCTTCCTGGTCACCGCCGGGGTGCGCGCGGACCGCTACAAGACCGACTTCGACAGCCTGACCTGCACCACCGCCACCTCCACCGCGGTGCCCTGCACCACCGCGGTCGGCGTGGACGCGGACATCTCCGATACGCTGTTCAGCTGGAAGCTCGGCGCGGTCTACAAGGCGGCCGAGAACGTCAGCCTGTACGCCAACTATGCGATCTCGCAGCAGCCTCCCGGCGGCAGCGCGCTGGAGCTGAGCGCCTCGGCCAACAACGCCAACAACCCGCGCTTCGATCCGCAGAAGGCCAAGACCGCCGAAATCGGCACCAAGTGGAACTTCCTGGACGACGGCCTGTTCGTGACCATGGCGCTGTTCCAGACCGACGTCAGCAACGAAATCGCACAGGGCAGCGACGGGCTCTATTACCAGACCGGCGAGAAGCGGGTGAAGGGCGTGGAGCTGTCGGCGGTCGGCAAGATCAGCGACAACTGGGCGATCTCCACCGGCTACACCAAGCTCGACGCGCAGGTGCTGGAAGGCGCCAAGGTGTCGCAGGACGGCAGCACCGACCTGGCCTATACGCCGGACAGCGCGTTCACCGCGTGGACCACCTACACCCTGCCGTTCGGCCTGACCGTCGGCGGCGGCGCCCGCTACTCCGGCGAGATGAAGCGCGGCACCGACGGCGCGGTCGGCACGCCGGCGTTCGTCAAGTCGTATACCGTATGGGACGCGGTCGTGACCTATCCGATCAACGACCACTTCGATCTGCGCCTGAACGTGTACAACGTGTTCGACAAGGACTACGTCGCGGCCATCAACAAGAGCGGCTTCCGCTACACGCCCGGCGCGCCGCGCTCGGCGATGCTGACGGCCAACATCAAGTTCTGA